The following proteins come from a genomic window of Aquimarina sp. MAR_2010_214:
- the gldK gene encoding gliding motility lipoprotein GldK, whose amino-acid sequence MKKFVSLFAILAMLYSCGGGSRGELVGAQGKKWHPQKPYGMALIPGGSFIMGKSDDDKAALANAPTRMVTVRSFYMDETEITNSEYRQFVTWVRDSVIRMRLAIMADELGKAPGDDGIGEFAFLDADTENMSVYEKYMYDNYSGTGETGYEGRRLNKDMDIEWDIEDYPDEFYAEVMDTMYIPLEESYNGRRTLDVSKFEFRFTWMDIQAAARARKGGRKDFVKEEVIKVYPDTTVWIKDFNYSYNEPMHNDYFWHSAYDDYPVVGVSWEQARAFCRWRTIEKNTFQKKKGKEFVNYFRLPTEAEWEYAARGGLESATYPWGGPYALNDRGCFLANFKPLRGNYAADNFLYTVEAKTFDPNDYNLYNMAGNVSEWVQSSYDPAAYEYVSSMNPNVNDDENKRKVVRGGSWKDVAYFLQVSTRDYEYADSARSFIGFRTVQDYMGTESTGEANTQNQN is encoded by the coding sequence ATGAAGAAATTTGTATCACTCTTTGCTATTTTAGCAATGCTCTACAGTTGTGGTGGTGGAAGCCGAGGAGAACTGGTAGGAGCACAAGGAAAAAAATGGCACCCGCAGAAACCATATGGTATGGCCCTCATCCCCGGAGGTTCGTTCATTATGGGTAAGTCGGACGATGATAAAGCAGCACTTGCAAATGCCCCTACAAGAATGGTTACGGTTCGTTCTTTCTACATGGATGAAACCGAAATTACCAATAGCGAGTATAGGCAATTTGTAACTTGGGTTCGCGATTCTGTTATTAGAATGAGACTTGCGATAATGGCTGATGAATTAGGCAAAGCCCCAGGAGATGATGGTATTGGAGAATTTGCATTCCTAGATGCTGATACCGAGAACATGTCTGTCTACGAAAAATATATGTACGATAACTATAGTGGTACAGGTGAAACTGGCTACGAAGGTCGAAGACTTAATAAAGATATGGATATCGAATGGGATATCGAAGATTATCCCGATGAGTTTTATGCCGAAGTTATGGATACTATGTATATTCCTCTAGAAGAATCTTATAACGGTAGACGTACATTAGATGTAAGTAAATTCGAATTCAGATTTACATGGATGGATATCCAAGCCGCGGCACGTGCTAGAAAAGGTGGAAGAAAAGATTTTGTAAAAGAAGAAGTTATAAAAGTATATCCTGATACTACAGTTTGGATCAAGGATTTTAATTATTCATATAATGAGCCTATGCATAATGATTATTTTTGGCATAGTGCATACGATGACTACCCGGTAGTAGGTGTTTCTTGGGAACAAGCTAGAGCCTTCTGTCGTTGGAGAACTATTGAAAAAAACACCTTTCAAAAGAAAAAAGGTAAAGAATTCGTGAATTACTTCAGACTGCCTACAGAAGCAGAATGGGAGTATGCCGCTAGAGGAGGCCTAGAGTCAGCTACGTATCCATGGGGAGGCCCATATGCGTTAAATGACAGAGGTTGCTTCTTAGCAAACTTTAAGCCTCTTAGAGGAAACTACGCAGCAGATAACTTTTTATATACTGTAGAAGCCAAAACATTCGACCCTAATGATTATAACCTATACAATATGGCCGGTAATGTTTCTGAGTGGGTACAGTCATCCTATGATCCCGCAGCTTACGAGTATGTGTCATCAATGAACCCAAATGTCAATGATGATGAAAATAAACGTAAAGTTGTACGTGGAGGATCCTGGAAAGATGTTGCTTACTTCCTACAGGTAAGTACCAGAGATTACGAATACGCAGATTCTGCGAGGAGTTTTATCGGATTTAGAACAGTTCAGGACTATATGGGTACTGAATCGACTGGAGAAGCTAATACTCAGAATCAAAACTAA
- the gldN gene encoding gliding motility protein GldN — protein sequence MNLRNFVLTVFGLLISSLSFGQANVLNANNPDEIGKKTQEQILYDNDRPLEYGYVDKRDVLWAKTTWETIDLDERINFPLYYPIDTFNIGANRRSLYDVLVTNIKNGKIKNIYSDSYFTETRTFEDLKSTMSKIDTTDLGFEQYNAGEEVDPQYINRRDIASADISEYKIRGYWYFDKRLGELRYRLLGLAPVAPDVNFIDDDEPDMVALFWIWYPDAREIFHNAMAFNRKNTSMPFTYDHILNARRFNSVIYKEDNIQGDREIKDYVIDNALMQLLESERIKESIRNFEMDMWSY from the coding sequence ATGAATTTGAGAAATTTTGTATTAACCGTTTTTGGTCTATTGATTTCTTCTCTTTCTTTCGGACAGGCAAATGTTTTAAATGCCAACAATCCAGATGAGATAGGAAAGAAAACTCAAGAACAGATTTTATATGACAATGATCGTCCCTTAGAGTACGGATATGTAGATAAACGTGATGTATTGTGGGCAAAAACAACTTGGGAAACTATTGACCTTGATGAGCGAATAAATTTCCCATTGTACTATCCTATTGATACGTTTAATATTGGTGCTAATCGTCGTTCTTTGTATGATGTATTGGTGACGAATATCAAAAACGGAAAAATCAAAAATATTTATTCAGATTCATATTTTACTGAGACACGTACTTTTGAAGATCTTAAATCAACAATGTCTAAAATTGACACGACAGATTTAGGGTTTGAACAGTATAATGCAGGAGAAGAAGTAGATCCTCAATACATTAATAGACGAGATATTGCTTCTGCAGATATTTCAGAATATAAAATAAGAGGATATTGGTATTTTGATAAGAGACTAGGGGAATTAAGATACAGATTGCTTGGATTAGCACCTGTAGCACCCGATGTTAACTTTATCGATGATGATGAGCCAGATATGGTTGCATTATTCTGGATATGGTATCCTGATGCTAGAGAAATATTTCATAATGCAATGGCATTTAATAGGAAAAACACATCTATGCCGTTTACATATGATCATATTCTTAATGCAAGACGCTTTAATTCTGTGATTTATAAAGAAGATAACATTCAAGGTGACCGCGAAATCAAGGACTATGTGATTGATAATGCTTTGATGCAACTTCTTGAAAGTGAAAGGATTAAAGAAAGTATTCGAAATTTTGAAATGGATATGTGGAGCTATTAA
- the gldL gene encoding gliding motility protein GldL: MANSKASKKLMNMVYGLGAAVVILGALFKIMHWTFGNEMLIIGLITEALVFTVSAFEPVDSDLDWSLVYPELAGGNKKDKKEKETPEGLLSKKLDDMLKEARLDTGLMSSLGDSIRNFEGAARNLGPTTDAIAGTRKYSEEMASAASHLESLNSLYKVQLESSSRQAEANQAIADNADKLKNQMESLTSNLSSLNGVYGGMLTAMNRS; the protein is encoded by the coding sequence ATGGCAAATTCAAAAGCAAGCAAAAAATTAATGAACATGGTCTACGGTCTGGGAGCAGCCGTTGTAATATTAGGTGCACTTTTTAAAATTATGCACTGGACATTTGGTAATGAAATGCTTATCATTGGTTTGATTACTGAAGCATTAGTATTTACTGTTTCTGCATTCGAACCAGTAGACAGCGATCTAGATTGGTCTCTAGTATATCCTGAATTAGCAGGAGGGAACAAAAAAGATAAAAAAGAGAAAGAAACTCCAGAAGGATTATTATCTAAAAAATTAGATGACATGCTTAAAGAAGCTAGACTTGATACTGGCCTTATGAGCAGTCTTGGTGATAGTATCCGTAATTTCGAAGGAGCAGCAAGAAACCTTGGTCCTACAACAGATGCTATTGCAGGAACTAGAAAATATAGCGAAGAGATGGCAAGTGCAGCGTCGCATCTTGAGTCTTTAAATAGCTTATATAAAGTTCAGTTAGAATCTTCTTCGCGTCAGGCTGAAGCTAACCAGGCTATAGCTGATAATGCAGATAAGCTTAAAAACCAGATGGAGAGCCTTACTAGTAACCTTTCTTCTCTAAATGGAGTATATGGTGGTATGTTAACTGCAATGAACAGAAGTTAA
- the gldM gene encoding gliding motility protein GldM encodes MAGGKLSPRQKMINLMYLVFIAMMALNMSKEVLTAFGLMSEKLTESNELATQRNTGFMAGLAEKVSEQPEKYTPLKEKADQISLLSNEFNAYLDQLKAELVDDRDDPTDYETMDRPDRLDQKFFEGGKVTAGAQEFLDKIAKYRDGVSAAIKEVKEVDASVADDVIKTFSTSDVKDRSGVNKKWLNYSFEGFPLVASLTKLTQMQADVKTTESKVLSALLAGQQASELSFSNYEAIVVADKTAFFSGEKFKGRIVLGRFDATLKPTKVMVNGKEQTEVQNGQIMLDFPAGNVGEREIKGVLEFKEGDSIIPIDIKSTYTVIPRPNSAVISADKMNVVYRGVNNPMTISIPGVPAVNASAPGLRKAGGAGKYMMNVTAVKAREVSIKVSGKLANGTTVSDSKKFRIKGIPRPVGTVRGEDGAIKMARNALEISSVGAILPDFDFDIKLKVTGFKFKVEGQPTVSVPGGRLNSKAKSALRKAKRGSSVQIIDIKARLANSSGYKLKKISPVIIELTN; translated from the coding sequence ATGGCAGGAGGAAAATTATCCCCAAGGCAGAAGATGATTAACCTGATGTACTTGGTTTTCATCGCGATGATGGCATTAAATATGTCAAAAGAAGTATTAACTGCGTTTGGTTTGATGTCAGAAAAATTGACAGAATCAAATGAGTTAGCTACCCAACGAAATACTGGATTTATGGCAGGTCTGGCCGAAAAGGTTTCAGAACAGCCAGAAAAATATACCCCATTAAAAGAAAAAGCTGATCAAATTAGTCTTTTATCTAATGAGTTTAATGCATATCTAGATCAACTTAAAGCCGAATTGGTTGACGATAGAGATGATCCTACTGATTATGAAACTATGGATAGACCAGATAGGTTAGATCAAAAGTTTTTTGAAGGTGGTAAAGTTACTGCTGGAGCTCAGGAGTTTTTAGATAAAATTGCAAAGTATAGAGATGGTGTATCTGCAGCAATCAAAGAAGTGAAAGAAGTTGATGCTTCTGTTGCTGATGATGTTATTAAAACCTTTTCTACTAGTGATGTAAAAGACAGATCTGGAGTAAATAAAAAATGGTTAAATTATAGTTTTGAAGGATTTCCTTTAGTTGCTTCTTTAACTAAGCTTACTCAAATGCAAGCTGATGTTAAAACAACAGAAAGTAAAGTGCTTTCAGCTTTATTAGCTGGGCAACAAGCTTCTGAACTTTCTTTTAGTAACTATGAAGCAATTGTAGTGGCAGATAAAACTGCTTTCTTTAGTGGAGAGAAATTTAAAGGTAGAATTGTTCTTGGACGTTTTGATGCTACACTTAAGCCAACCAAAGTAATGGTTAATGGTAAAGAGCAAACAGAAGTTCAGAATGGACAAATCATGTTAGATTTCCCAGCAGGAAATGTTGGAGAAAGAGAGATCAAAGGTGTTCTTGAGTTTAAAGAAGGAGATTCTATTATCCCTATTGATATTAAGAGTACATATACTGTTATCCCTAGACCAAATTCTGCTGTAATTTCTGCAGATAAGATGAATGTGGTCTATCGTGGAGTTAATAACCCAATGACAATTTCTATTCCTGGTGTACCAGCTGTAAATGCTTCTGCCCCTGGATTAAGAAAAGCTGGAGGTGCAGGAAAATATATGATGAATGTTACTGCTGTAAAAGCTCGTGAAGTTAGTATCAAAGTTAGTGGTAAACTAGCAAATGGTACTACAGTAAGTGATAGTAAGAAATTTAGAATTAAAGGTATACCAAGACCTGTAGGAACAGTACGTGGTGAAGATGGAGCAATCAAAATGGCAAGAAATGCCTTAGAAATTTCATCTGTAGGTGCGATTCTACCAGATTTTGACTTTGATATTAAATTAAAAGTTACTGGATTTAAATTTAAAGTAGAAGGACAGCCAACAGTAAGTGTTCCTGGAGGTAGACTTAATTCTAAAGCAAAATCAGCTTTGCGTAAAGCAAAAAGAGGTTCTTCTGTTCAGATTATTGATATAAAAGCACGGTTGGCTAATAGCTCTGGATATAAGTTGAAAAAAATATCTCCGGTTATTATTGAGTTAACGAATTAA